The Allofrancisella frigidaquae genome has a segment encoding these proteins:
- a CDS encoding glycoside hydrolase family 3 protein codes for MSIRTKLGQLFMMDFRYWGEDLNKNPIPFTKANQTICNLFKEYNLGGFILFKENIQNNRQTISLLRDLQGGNRIPLFFATDQEGGRVHRLIQGTSGCGNMAIAATNNPKNSYQMSKILGDELHSLGININFAPVIDVNSNKSNPVIGVRSYSDNPKTVIKYARESIKGLSDANIINCVKHFPGHGDTAVDSHVGNVILNKNLDELEKIELYPFRELVKEYDMVMSAHISVPNIDDTKHISISNNQEIYIPATLSHKVITKLLKEEIGFTGLVITDAMDMKAITTHFDPVQATKLAILAGVDIVLMPTRVWCEQDIYKLKKLFVELENEYISNKSFAKAVDIAYDKIIKFKDTKISQNSTLIMPFEKQLKLAEKIVGSIEHQNIAYEISKQSTTIVKNNGLIPYDLKDQDTILIIDFDSERLKDFYECLSQLLKRKNLQAKIMIKNINDDDLPEDINLADIVILVSENLKQYNQKYSYLTSLASKKTINIAAIKPYDINYIDNIENYVCIYGATSIDQTNYTKVSLKINIMSALENIFDTNLKLESVLPITLY; via the coding sequence ATGTCTATTAGAACTAAGCTAGGTCAACTTTTTATGATGGATTTTCGCTACTGGGGTGAAGATCTAAATAAAAATCCAATTCCTTTTACTAAAGCAAACCAAACTATTTGTAACCTTTTTAAAGAGTATAACCTAGGTGGCTTTATTCTTTTTAAGGAAAATATACAAAATAATCGTCAAACTATTTCTTTACTTAGAGATTTGCAAGGGGGTAATAGAATCCCACTATTTTTTGCAACAGATCAAGAAGGTGGTAGGGTTCATAGACTAATTCAAGGAACTAGTGGCTGTGGCAACATGGCTATAGCTGCGACAAACAACCCTAAAAACTCTTACCAAATGTCTAAAATACTCGGAGATGAATTACACAGTTTGGGTATTAATATTAATTTTGCTCCTGTAATCGATGTTAATTCAAATAAAAGCAATCCCGTTATAGGAGTCAGATCGTACTCTGATAATCCTAAGACAGTTATTAAATATGCCAGAGAAAGCATAAAAGGTTTGTCTGATGCCAATATCATCAATTGTGTTAAGCATTTCCCGGGCCATGGAGACACTGCCGTAGATAGCCACGTTGGTAATGTAATATTAAATAAAAACCTAGATGAATTAGAAAAAATAGAATTATATCCCTTTAGAGAACTTGTTAAAGAATATGATATGGTGATGTCAGCGCATATTAGTGTTCCAAATATTGATGATACCAAGCATATTTCTATATCCAATAATCAAGAAATTTACATACCAGCTACATTATCGCATAAGGTGATCACAAAACTTCTAAAAGAAGAGATTGGATTTACTGGGCTAGTGATTACTGATGCTATGGATATGAAAGCTATAACAACTCATTTTGACCCAGTACAAGCTACTAAACTTGCTATACTGGCTGGCGTAGATATAGTGCTAATGCCTACACGAGTTTGGTGTGAGCAGGATATTTATAAACTAAAAAAACTCTTTGTTGAGTTAGAAAATGAATATATTTCAAATAAGAGTTTTGCTAAAGCGGTAGATATAGCATATGACAAAATAATCAAATTTAAAGATACCAAAATAAGTCAAAACTCTACTTTAATAATGCCTTTTGAGAAACAACTTAAACTTGCTGAAAAGATTGTAGGTTCGATCGAACACCAAAACATAGCTTATGAAATTTCTAAACAAAGCACTACTATAGTAAAAAATAATGGTTTAATTCCATATGATTTAAAAGATCAAGATACCATTTTAATTATAGATTTTGATAGCGAGAGATTAAAAGATTTTTATGAATGTTTAAGTCAGCTATTAAAACGAAAAAATCTACAAGCTAAAATCATGATTAAAAATATAAATGATGATGATTTACCAGAAGATATAAATTTAGCAGATATAGTTATTTTAGTTTCGGAGAATTTAAAGCAATATAACCAAAAATATAGTTATCTAACATCTTTAGCATCTAAAAAAACTATAAACATAGCTGCGATAAAACCATACGATATAAATTATATAGATAATATTGAAAATTATGTTTGTATTTATGGAGCTACCTCTATTGATCAGACGAACTATACAAAAGTCTCTTTAAAAATAAATATCATGTCAGCTCTAGAAAATATCTTTGACACTAATTTAAAACTAGAATCAGTTTTACCTATTACCTTATATTAA
- a CDS encoding IS256 family transposase, giving the protein MSKNKKSEDIYTAIADQIIDSGVDINQMFEKDGLLKQLTKRLLEKALDAEMNSHLGYSKHQRTNSSNARNGYSNKTLATDTGNLEISVPRDRDSDFEPQIVPKRVTKINGLDQKIISLYAKGMSTTDIQQQLFELYDTKISTSFISDVTEAIIDDVKAWQNRPLESVYPIVFFDCIVVKVREDKHIINKAVYVALGISLTGHKDVLGLWISQNEGAKYWLSVFTELKNRGLQDIFIACTDNLKGMSDAIQAIYPETKHQLCIVHQIRNSLKYVPYKDKKEVARELKKIYDADTIAIAQSELDNFANKYDTKYPLISKSWINNWDNLTVFLQYPPKIRKVIYTTNAIESLNSQFRKVIKNKKLFPKDDSVFKSLYLAIDYLTKKWSMPVKYWNEAMPYFAIEFEHRIQRFM; this is encoded by the coding sequence ATGTCTAAGAATAAGAAGTCAGAAGATATTTACACAGCTATTGCAGATCAAATAATAGATTCAGGTGTTGATATTAATCAAATGTTTGAGAAAGATGGTTTGCTAAAGCAACTAACAAAACGATTATTAGAAAAAGCACTAGATGCAGAAATGAATAGTCATCTTGGTTATTCAAAACACCAAAGGACTAATTCATCAAATGCTAGGAATGGCTATAGTAACAAGACATTAGCTACAGACACAGGTAATTTGGAAATATCAGTTCCACGAGATAGAGATAGTGACTTTGAACCTCAAATAGTTCCCAAAAGAGTCACCAAGATAAACGGCTTAGACCAAAAAATTATATCTTTGTATGCTAAAGGTATGAGTACTACAGATATCCAACAACAGTTATTTGAGTTATATGATACAAAGATAAGTACAAGCTTTATAAGTGATGTTACAGAAGCTATTATTGATGATGTTAAAGCATGGCAAAATAGACCTTTAGAGTCAGTTTATCCAATAGTGTTTTTTGACTGTATAGTCGTTAAAGTTAGAGAAGACAAGCATATTATTAATAAAGCTGTGTATGTGGCTCTTGGCATATCGTTAACTGGTCATAAGGATGTATTAGGTCTTTGGATCAGTCAAAATGAAGGTGCTAAATATTGGCTTAGTGTTTTTACTGAATTAAAGAATAGAGGCTTACAGGATATATTTATAGCATGTACTGATAATTTAAAAGGCATGTCTGATGCTATACAAGCTATATACCCTGAGACAAAGCATCAGCTTTGTATCGTTCATCAAATTCGTAATAGTCTTAAGTATGTGCCATATAAAGACAAGAAAGAGGTAGCTAGAGAGTTAAAGAAAATATATGATGCTGATACCATTGCAATAGCTCAATCTGAGCTTGATAACTTTGCAAATAAATATGATACTAAATATCCTTTAATTTCAAAGTCATGGATAAATAATTGGGATAATTTAACTGTATTCTTGCAATATCCTCCAAAAATTCGTAAAGTTATTTACACTACTAATGCGATTGAATCGCTTAATAGCCAGTTTAGGAAAGTCATTAAGAATAAAAAGCTATTTCCTAAAGATGACTCTGTTTTCAAATCTTTGTACTTGGCTATAGATTATTTGACTAAAAAATGGTCTATGCCTGTTAAATATTGGAATGAGGCTATGCCTTATTTCGCTATCGAGTTTGAGCATAGAATTCAGAGATTCATGTAA
- a CDS encoding DEAD/DEAH box helicase: MSTNFMQLGLSTQICKALETKGYTKPTPIQEKSIPLILKDNDLMASAQTGTGKTAAFTLPIIEKLINQPKARSNTTKVLILTPTRELAAQIEDQVSIYAANTHIRSTVVFGGVSINPQMMKLRKGVEILIATPGRLLDLYSQNAIRFTDLNTLVLDEADRMLDMGFIHDLKRIHKLLPKKIQTLMFSATFSAEIKDLAQNFLNNPKSVSADVANTTVEKITQSIITVDKSQKVNALISLIKRDNWNQVLVFSRTKHGANKIAEKLNDADIKASAIHGNKSQTARTKALADFKSNLITVLVATDIAARGIDIQQLPYVINLDLPNVAEDYVHRIGRTARAGQTGIAISLVSADEVEMLSNIEHLIGHLLPREELEGFEAQHNVPTTSMSRKTKVKKIDEVKIIAAKRANKSKKSSTHNKDFSKLIRQKIHANKSVKARQS; this comes from the coding sequence ATGTCTACTAATTTTATGCAATTAGGGCTTTCAACACAGATATGTAAAGCTCTAGAAACTAAAGGTTATACAAAGCCAACACCAATTCAAGAGAAATCTATTCCTCTTATATTAAAAGATAATGACTTAATGGCAAGTGCGCAAACTGGTACAGGCAAAACCGCAGCATTTACATTACCAATTATTGAAAAATTAATAAATCAGCCTAAAGCTAGATCTAATACAACTAAAGTTCTTATTCTAACACCAACGAGGGAACTAGCTGCTCAAATAGAAGATCAAGTTAGTATATATGCTGCAAATACGCATATCCGTTCTACAGTAGTATTTGGTGGTGTAAGCATAAACCCTCAAATGATGAAATTAAGAAAAGGAGTAGAAATCCTAATAGCGACACCTGGTAGATTACTAGACTTATATAGTCAAAATGCTATTAGATTTACTGACTTAAACACCTTAGTTTTGGATGAAGCTGATAGAATGCTTGATATGGGTTTTATTCATGACTTAAAAAGAATCCATAAGCTTTTGCCTAAGAAGATACAAACACTAATGTTTTCAGCTACTTTTTCTGCAGAGATAAAAGATCTAGCCCAAAATTTTTTAAATAACCCTAAATCTGTTTCTGCTGATGTTGCTAATACAACTGTAGAAAAAATAACCCAAAGTATTATAACTGTAGATAAATCACAAAAAGTTAATGCTTTGATATCCCTAATCAAAAGGGATAATTGGAATCAAGTATTAGTATTTTCACGTACAAAACATGGAGCTAATAAGATAGCTGAGAAGCTTAATGATGCAGATATAAAAGCTAGCGCTATCCATGGCAATAAAAGTCAAACTGCCAGAACAAAAGCTTTAGCAGATTTTAAATCTAATCTGATAACTGTTTTAGTGGCTACAGATATAGCGGCTAGAGGAATAGATATTCAGCAGTTACCATATGTTATAAACTTAGATTTGCCTAATGTTGCTGAAGACTATGTGCATCGTATAGGTAGAACAGCAAGGGCAGGCCAAACTGGAATAGCTATATCATTAGTAAGTGCTGATGAAGTTGAGATGCTATCAAATATCGAGCATCTAATAGGACACTTATTACCTCGTGAAGAGCTTGAAGGCTTTGAAGCTCAACATAATGTACCTACTACAAGTATGAGTAGAAAAACAAAAGTTAAAAAAATAGATGAAGTAAAAATTATTGCAGCAAAAAGAGCAAATAAAAGTAAAAAATCATCAACTCATAACAAGGATTTCTCTAAACTAATTAGACAAAAAATCCATGCTAATAAGAGTGTAAAGGCTAGGCAAAGTTAG
- the folE gene encoding GTP cyclohydrolase I FolE codes for MKTTYDKELGLQVQKHLVSKGLEVYRSLKIDKPKQIETISNAYQEILTALGLTTIEFEKTPHRVARMFAQEIFYGLDYGNFPACALYENEFKYDGILTQKNINIMSFCEHHFVPFEGTAEVSFIPKDNNIIGLCRINSICDFFARRPQIQERMAAQIFETLKFILKTEDVSVKITAQHTCVSFRGKNNKNSETFTQIIGGYFKNE; via the coding sequence ATGAAAACAACATATGATAAAGAGCTAGGTCTACAAGTACAAAAACACCTAGTATCAAAAGGACTAGAAGTATATAGAAGCTTGAAAATAGACAAACCCAAGCAGATAGAAACTATTTCAAACGCTTACCAAGAAATTCTAACAGCTTTAGGTCTAACTACTATTGAATTTGAAAAAACCCCACATAGAGTCGCTCGAATGTTTGCCCAAGAAATTTTTTATGGTCTTGACTATGGCAATTTTCCTGCTTGCGCTTTATATGAAAATGAATTTAAGTATGATGGTATACTTACACAAAAAAACATTAATATAATGTCTTTTTGTGAACATCACTTTGTACCATTTGAAGGAACAGCGGAAGTTTCATTTATCCCAAAAGATAATAATATTATTGGCTTATGTCGCATAAATAGTATTTGTGATTTTTTTGCAAGACGGCCACAAATTCAAGAAAGAATGGCTGCTCAAATATTTGAAACACTTAAATTTATACTCAAAACAGAAGATGTATCTGTAAAAATAACAGCCCAACATACTTGTGTTTCATTTCGAGGAAAAAACAATAAAAATTCTGAAACTTTTACACAAATTATTGGCGGTTACTTTAAAAATGAGTGA
- a CDS encoding YdcF family protein, with protein sequence MSDLLDLGCIFFFILIISCIFTKKYVRIFFIFIVIVYYLAGSGLLGKLLASSLETKPTDINMCSNTKGIILLGAGISKPLNGNLEPSLAAYDRILKTAEVYTKYPQKVIITGGVTSNNKLSEAEVYADDLYKLRIQKSDVLLEKQAKNTYQNAKFVKEIIGNSQNNYCLITDSIHLKRSKIYFNKFDIKIISLASSNPTTELKILPNAYNFYITQRIVHEYLGIVRAYFIS encoded by the coding sequence ATGAGTGATTTACTTGATCTAGGTTGTATTTTCTTTTTTATTCTAATAATTAGTTGTATTTTTACAAAAAAATACGTGAGAATTTTTTTTATATTTATAGTTATAGTTTATTATCTAGCAGGTAGTGGTTTACTGGGAAAACTTTTAGCTAGTTCACTAGAAACCAAACCTACAGATATAAATATGTGCTCAAATACTAAAGGTATAATTTTACTAGGTGCTGGTATATCCAAACCCTTAAATGGCAACTTAGAGCCAAGTCTTGCTGCTTATGATAGGATTTTAAAGACTGCTGAAGTTTATACCAAATATCCTCAAAAGGTAATAATAACAGGTGGAGTTACTAGTAATAATAAACTTTCAGAAGCTGAAGTTTATGCAGACGATTTATATAAGCTGAGGATACAAAAATCAGATGTATTGTTGGAGAAACAAGCAAAAAATACTTATCAAAATGCTAAGTTTGTGAAAGAAATAATTGGTAATAGCCAAAATAACTACTGTCTAATTACTGATTCCATACATTTAAAACGTTCCAAAATATATTTTAATAAATTTGATATTAAAATTATTAGTCTAGCCTCATCTAATCCTACCACCGAACTTAAGATACTACCTAATGCTTATAATTTTTATATTACACAAAGAATTGTTCATGAATATTTGGGTATAGTAAGAGCATATTTTATAAGTTAA
- a CDS encoding aldo/keto reductase: MKYTKLGSTNIDISRICLGTMTWGRQNTQAEGFEQMDYALSQGVNFWDTAEMYPIPPTADRYGDTETIIGNWFKATKKRQKVTLATKFSPMQWARNEKNPKTDKQNIITAVDNSLKRLSTDYIDLYQFHWPTNRAHYHFGNWWDFEPPVGNKNKNQIVDNILEILQTCEELIKAGKIRYLGLSNDSAWGINQFIKLAEKHNLPRLQSIQHEYNLNRRRDETDVMESCALEDISYLAWSPLEQGIITGKYLNGARPKGTRMSPEILDGQEDRYKFRLITNDEAVAAYIDIAKKHNLDICQMAIAFTIRKPYMSCSIIGATSMEQLKNNIDAINLNLSTEVLVDIEKVRRKYPVPF; this comes from the coding sequence ATGAAATATACAAAATTAGGATCAACAAACATAGATATCAGTAGAATTTGTCTTGGAACAATGACATGGGGTAGACAAAACACTCAAGCTGAAGGTTTTGAGCAAATGGATTATGCACTTTCTCAAGGAGTTAATTTCTGGGATACAGCAGAGATGTACCCTATTCCACCTACAGCTGACAGGTATGGAGATACAGAAACCATTATAGGAAATTGGTTTAAAGCTACAAAAAAACGTCAAAAAGTAACTCTAGCAACTAAATTTTCACCTATGCAGTGGGCAAGAAATGAAAAAAATCCAAAAACTGATAAACAAAATATAATTACAGCTGTCGATAACAGCTTAAAACGTTTATCAACAGATTATATTGATCTTTACCAATTTCACTGGCCAACTAATAGAGCTCATTACCATTTTGGTAATTGGTGGGATTTTGAGCCTCCAGTTGGTAATAAAAATAAAAATCAGATTGTTGATAATATTTTAGAAATTTTACAAACATGTGAGGAGCTAATAAAAGCAGGTAAAATAAGATATCTTGGTTTATCTAATGATTCTGCTTGGGGTATTAACCAGTTTATTAAATTAGCTGAAAAGCATAATTTACCACGCCTTCAAAGTATCCAGCATGAGTACAATCTTAACCGAAGAAGAGATGAAACTGATGTTATGGAAAGCTGTGCTCTTGAGGATATTTCTTACCTTGCATGGTCACCTCTTGAGCAAGGAATTATAACAGGCAAATACCTTAATGGTGCTAGGCCTAAAGGTACTAGAATGTCACCAGAGATTTTAGATGGTCAAGAAGACCGTTATAAATTTAGACTAATAACAAATGATGAAGCAGTAGCTGCATATATAGACATAGCAAAAAAACATAATCTTGATATTTGTCAAATGGCTATAGCTTTTACCATAAGAAAACCATATATGAGTTGTAGTATCATAGGAGCTACTTCTATGGAGCAACTTAAAAATAACATTGACGCTATAAATTTAAATTTATCAACGGAAGTATTAGTAGATATTGAGAAGGTTAGAAGAAAATATCCTGTACCTTTTTGA
- a CDS encoding anthranilate synthase component II: MVLFIDHYDSFTNTIVDYITYLGHKVLVIKTDDDIPRLGSFSHIVIGPGPGHPNELKKQYQVIKYCEQNNTSLLGICLGHQLIAQYYGSKIIKAKQVYHGKNSVINQCNQSSLYFNHPESFEVTRYHSLIVDKIKEPLITTAITENNEIMAFQHESLKIFGVQYHPEAYLTEYGLSTLGNFLKL; encoded by the coding sequence ATGGTACTTTTTATTGATCATTATGATTCTTTTACTAATACTATAGTTGACTATATTACTTACCTTGGACATAAAGTTTTAGTGATTAAAACAGATGATGACATACCAAGATTAGGTAGCTTTAGTCATATTGTAATAGGCCCAGGTCCAGGGCATCCAAATGAATTAAAAAAACAATACCAAGTTATTAAATACTGCGAGCAAAATAATACTTCTTTATTAGGCATATGTTTAGGTCATCAGTTAATAGCTCAATATTACGGTTCTAAAATTATAAAAGCTAAACAAGTTTATCATGGTAAAAATTCAGTAATCAATCAATGTAATCAATCATCACTTTATTTTAATCACCCAGAAAGTTTTGAGGTTACACGTTACCATTCTCTAATAGTCGATAAGATTAAAGAACCTCTTATTACTACTGCTATAACTGAAAATAATGAAATTATGGCTTTTCAGCATGAAAGTTTAAAAATCTTTGGTGTTCAATACCACCCAGAAGCTTATTTGACAGAGTATGGATTAAGTACATTAGGTAATTTTTTAAAGTTATAA
- a CDS encoding chorismate-binding protein, whose protein sequence is MDKVLPEYALFEDSLTKELSYYFTEPVTEIIATNEPSLLEAFKEMLKLQKQGLYLAGFVSYEASYYLNKTLTHLRSDNDGILLYFVAFKKLENNIPAKESNKSIVLLIDNLSFDDYQKGFIKVQNALQNGESYQINYTKNIKGATSLSGLELYTLLKKQQPVRYGAYLPFRDIEIISISPELFFKKQATKLVVRPMKGTARLTGDINEDEKAYNQLLSCPKNRAENLIIVDLLRNDLSGIAKTHTVKVDEAFTIERYNKLLQMTSEISAEVNKETPFKKILDSLFPCGSITGAPKKRTMELIKNIEKDNRGVYTGAIGYILPNNDMCFNVAIRTIQKKGQNLQLGVGGGVTIYSECFSEWQEMATKINFIKQIYKPDFSLVESIYFYNGFRNLELHLQRLQNTAERLFFDFCIDNVAKSLNKYSKKLEADKEYKVRLEYFHDQSFSIEDTEINNSNIIPVKLKVCPERIDSKNKLFNYKTTHSSTRDFYSAMHEKYVGNCSNIEIVFLNEFNNITETRFHNIIIEINGKKYTPKLSDGVLAGVARKTLVDKKEIEVKSISLEEFKAADKIYLINSVRGLIQAYLEI, encoded by the coding sequence ATGGATAAAGTTTTACCAGAATATGCCTTGTTTGAGGATTCTTTAACAAAAGAGTTAAGTTACTATTTTACCGAACCAGTAACAGAAATTATTGCGACTAATGAGCCATCCTTATTAGAAGCTTTTAAAGAGATGTTAAAGCTACAAAAACAAGGTTTGTATTTAGCAGGTTTTGTTAGCTATGAAGCAAGCTATTATTTAAATAAGACCTTAACGCATCTAAGATCAGATAATGATGGAATACTTCTTTATTTTGTGGCATTTAAAAAGCTTGAAAATAATATCCCTGCAAAAGAAAGTAACAAAAGCATTGTACTACTCATAGATAATCTTAGCTTTGATGACTATCAAAAAGGTTTTATAAAAGTCCAAAATGCTTTACAAAATGGTGAAAGTTATCAAATTAATTATACAAAAAACATTAAAGGAGCTACTTCTTTAAGTGGTTTAGAGTTGTATACTTTATTAAAGAAGCAACAACCAGTTAGATACGGTGCGTATTTACCATTTCGGGATATTGAAATAATATCAATATCTCCAGAGCTATTTTTTAAAAAACAAGCTACAAAGCTAGTTGTAAGACCTATGAAAGGTACAGCAAGACTTACTGGGGATATTAACGAGGATGAAAAAGCTTATAACCAACTACTTAGTTGCCCTAAAAATAGAGCTGAAAATCTTATAATTGTAGACTTATTAAGAAATGATTTGTCAGGTATTGCCAAAACTCATACAGTAAAAGTTGATGAAGCATTCACTATAGAAAGGTATAATAAGCTTTTACAAATGACTTCTGAAATTTCTGCAGAAGTAAACAAAGAGACACCTTTTAAAAAAATTCTAGATAGTCTTTTTCCATGTGGATCGATAACAGGAGCACCAAAAAAGCGCACCATGGAACTTATAAAAAATATTGAAAAAGATAATAGAGGTGTTTATACAGGAGCTATTGGTTACATACTGCCAAATAATGATATGTGTTTTAACGTTGCTATTAGAACTATTCAAAAGAAGGGTCAAAACTTACAATTAGGAGTAGGTGGAGGAGTTACAATATATTCTGAATGCTTTTCAGAATGGCAAGAAATGGCTACCAAGATAAACTTTATAAAACAAATCTATAAGCCTGATTTCTCATTAGTAGAGAGCATATATTTTTATAATGGATTTAGGAACCTAGAGTTACACCTACAACGTTTACAAAATACTGCCGAGAGGTTATTTTTTGATTTTTGTATTGATAATGTAGCTAAAAGTTTAAATAAATACTCTAAAAAATTAGAGGCAGATAAGGAATATAAAGTTCGTTTAGAATATTTTCATGATCAAAGCTTCAGTATTGAGGATACTGAAATTAACAATTCCAATATCATACCGGTAAAACTTAAAGTTTGTCCTGAAAGAATAGACTCTAAAAATAAATTATTTAACTATAAAACTACCCACTCATCGACTAGAGATTTTTATTCAGCTATGCATGAAAAGTATGTTGGCAACTGCTCAAATATAGAGATTGTATTTTTAAATGAGTTTAACAACATTACAGAAACAAGGTTTCACAATATAATTATAGAAATTAATGGTAAAAAATATACTCCTAAACTTAGTGATGGTGTATTAGCAGGTGTAGCTAGAAAAACACTAGTAGATAAAAAAGAAATTGAAGTTAAAAGTATTAGCTTAGAAGAATTTAAAGCAGCTGATAAAATATACCTTATCAATAGTGTCAGAGGCTTAATACAAGCATATTTAGAGATTTGA
- a CDS encoding class I adenylate-forming enzyme family protein encodes MLLVENFLQRVSSYSSQRKVYFEDQEYSYNQIVAKSYDLARLLESYKYKKVFFNLKNSPLTICLYLASWIAEIELVVPVNPRLIDKELEGILETNSLFLTDKDSIELTEFYKKNNIEVLIIGNEIKFLENITKTTDFSVFRKAITAHVSSGTTGAYKKHMHNINQIIEYAKNRANDLDLVIDDHLLIALSMNHAFAFSYQLLPALAIGLDITIIREFNPQKMAQIISRCKVTSLALLPTMYYFLLKENITKHTLRYLSVAGDLASEKLHKAIKQKLGLPLLNGIGMTEIFGYGQNVCENTSINEVEIFKDTEIKIEKFEGCTYGKIFIRSFMLPINNKKEWLKTGDIGSFDEQTKKLTFYGRYKDIIIKGGSNISPVELENIILKLASIKSCVVVGKKDKIWGELVCAIIVSESKISLEELNKHLLKYLAEYKKVDILLNFDQIPLTNTGKVDRKKIRQIVENG; translated from the coding sequence ATGCTTTTAGTTGAAAACTTTTTGCAAAGGGTAAGTAGTTACTCATCACAACGTAAAGTTTATTTTGAAGACCAAGAATATAGCTATAATCAGATTGTTGCTAAAAGCTATGATTTAGCTAGGCTACTTGAATCTTATAAATATAAAAAAGTTTTCTTCAATCTTAAAAATTCACCTCTAACAATTTGTTTATATCTAGCTAGCTGGATTGCAGAAATTGAGTTAGTTGTACCAGTTAACCCTAGGCTTATAGATAAGGAGCTAGAAGGAATTTTAGAGACCAATTCTTTATTTTTAACAGATAAAGACAGTATCGAGCTGACAGAGTTTTATAAAAAGAATAATATTGAAGTTCTTATAATAGGCAATGAAATAAAATTTTTGGAGAATATTACTAAAACTACAGATTTTAGTGTATTCAGGAAAGCTATAACAGCTCATGTAAGCTCAGGTACTACAGGAGCTTATAAAAAACATATGCATAACATTAATCAAATTATAGAATATGCTAAAAATAGAGCTAATGATTTAGATTTAGTAATAGATGATCATTTATTGATAGCGTTATCTATGAATCATGCGTTTGCTTTTTCATATCAACTTTTACCAGCTTTAGCAATAGGGTTAGATATTACGATTATTAGAGAATTTAACCCTCAAAAGATGGCACAGATAATATCTAGATGTAAAGTAACATCTTTAGCTTTGCTACCAACTATGTATTATTTTTTACTAAAAGAAAATATCACTAAACATACACTAAGGTATTTAAGTGTAGCAGGAGATTTAGCTTCCGAAAAGTTACACAAAGCTATAAAACAAAAGTTAGGGTTACCTTTATTAAACGGTATAGGTATGACAGAGATTTTTGGTTATGGGCAAAATGTTTGCGAAAACACTAGTATAAATGAGGTTGAAATTTTTAAAGATACAGAGATTAAAATAGAAAAGTTTGAAGGTTGTACTTATGGTAAAATCTTCATTAGAAGCTTTATGTTACCAATTAACAATAAAAAAGAGTGGCTTAAAACTGGAGATATAGGTAGCTTTGATGAACAAACTAAAAAACTTACTTTCTATGGCAGGTACAAAGATATTATTATAAAGGGCGGTTCAAATATTTCCCCAGTAGAGCTAGAAAATATTATTTTAAAGTTAGCTAGTATAAAATCTTGTGTAGTTGTTGGCAAAAAAGATAAAATTTGGGGAGAGCTTGTTTGTGCTATTATAGTTAGCGAAAGTAAAATTTCTTTAGAAGAGTTAAACAAACACTTGTTAAAATATTTAGCTGAATATAAAAAAGTGGACATATTATTAAACTTTGATCAAATACCGTTGACAAATACTGGTAAAGTAGATAGAAAAAAAATAAGGCAGATTGTAGAAAATGGATAA